From one Polynucleobacter sp. UK-FUSCHL-C3 genomic stretch:
- the pyrC gene encoding dihydroorotase, giving the protein MSKKLIIIRPDDWHLHVRDGAVLKDVLAHTTKQFARAVIMPNLKPPVTTVDLAKAYRSRIDTALQQLGVSNFNPLMTLYLTDNTSADEVRKASEHQIIGFKLYPAGATTNSDAGVTNIKHAYPALEAMQKHSVPLLIHGEVTESAIDIFDREVVFIDRILEPVRKDFPELRIIFEHITTKQAAHYVRDADTKGKNTLGATITAHHLLMNRNSLFTGGIRPHHYCLPILKREEHRLALMEVATSGNPRFFLGTDSAPHPKGEKESSCGCAGCYTAHNAMGLYAEAFDSVGQLDRLEGFASFFGPDFYSLPRNQDQITLVQQAEEVPFEFTLGDTVLVPLRAGETIAWSLAK; this is encoded by the coding sequence ATGAGTAAGAAACTGATAATTATTCGTCCCGATGACTGGCACTTGCATGTGCGCGATGGTGCGGTGCTGAAAGATGTATTGGCACATACGACCAAACAATTTGCGCGCGCAGTTATCATGCCAAACTTAAAGCCGCCCGTGACTACGGTTGATTTAGCGAAGGCCTATCGTTCACGCATAGATACTGCGTTACAGCAGTTAGGAGTATCGAACTTCAATCCATTGATGACACTGTATTTGACAGATAACACCAGTGCAGATGAGGTACGCAAAGCCAGTGAACACCAGATTATTGGATTTAAGTTATATCCAGCAGGCGCAACCACCAACAGTGATGCAGGTGTTACTAACATTAAACACGCTTACCCTGCTTTAGAAGCCATGCAAAAGCATTCGGTGCCTTTATTAATTCATGGTGAAGTTACTGAATCTGCTATTGATATCTTTGATCGAGAGGTCGTATTTATTGACCGAATACTGGAGCCAGTACGAAAAGATTTTCCAGAGCTTCGTATCATTTTTGAGCACATCACGACTAAACAAGCAGCTCACTATGTACGTGACGCTGATACCAAAGGTAAAAATACCTTGGGCGCAACGATCACCGCTCATCATCTTTTAATGAACCGTAATAGTTTGTTCACTGGCGGTATTCGACCACATCATTATTGTTTGCCAATCTTAAAGCGTGAAGAACATCGGCTTGCTCTAATGGAAGTAGCAACCAGTGGCAACCCACGATTTTTCTTGGGGACCGATAGTGCCCCACATCCAAAAGGTGAAAAAGAAAGTAGCTGTGGTTGTGCTGGTTGCTATACAGCACACAATGCAATGGGTTTGTATGCCGAAGCGTTTGATAGCGTTGGTCAACTTGACCGACTTGAGGGCTTTGCCAGTTTCTTTGGCCCCGATTTTTATTCTTTACCTCGTAATCAGGATCAAATCACCTTAGTTCAGCAGGCTGAAGAGGTGCCTTTTGAGTTCACTCTAGGCGATACCGTACTGGTCCCATTGCGCGCTGGCGAGACCATTGCATGGTCTCTAGCAAAGTAA
- a CDS encoding glycerate kinase: MSPASSPSNPRTLLEGAFAAALAVADPKKIVPEYLAKVFSHGNEPKGRCLVVGAGKASASMATALETYAKQYWPAIALDGVVLTRYGHGSPTSHIKIVEAGHPVPDQAGMDGAAEILKLVNQLNPGDILITLVSGGGSSLLTLPQTGITIADMRKTTEALLHSGAPIEEMNVVRKHLSAILGGNLARAALARGARVEAFLISDVTGDDPADIASGPCAPDYSSYIDALQILAKYGLNESKIPSSVIDHLQKGKRGEIPETLKQTDIDKHQSPVRNHVIATAHRSLEAAADFCKQSGYKPIILGDTITGEARDVGLVHAAIARELVQYGEWSKPPLALISGGECTVTLPSGTKGRGGRCSEFLLSLFTASSDLKTLSALAADTDGIDGSEKNAGAWFTPDIRETAKTIQLRASQFQQEHDCYGFFAKLDALVHTGPTLTNVNDFRIILID, encoded by the coding sequence ATGTCACCAGCTTCCTCCCCTTCAAATCCGCGCACGCTACTAGAAGGGGCATTTGCGGCAGCATTGGCCGTAGCTGACCCTAAAAAGATAGTGCCTGAGTATTTGGCTAAAGTCTTTTCACACGGGAATGAGCCAAAAGGACGCTGCTTGGTGGTGGGCGCAGGCAAGGCCAGTGCCTCGATGGCTACCGCGCTTGAGACCTATGCCAAGCAATATTGGCCAGCGATTGCCCTTGATGGTGTGGTCCTCACCCGATATGGGCACGGATCACCGACAAGTCATATCAAGATTGTTGAGGCTGGGCATCCAGTTCCAGATCAGGCGGGCATGGATGGCGCAGCTGAGATATTGAAATTAGTTAATCAACTCAACCCCGGCGACATTCTTATTACCCTTGTGTCTGGAGGCGGATCAAGCCTTTTAACATTGCCACAGACTGGCATCACGATTGCAGATATGCGGAAAACCACTGAAGCCCTTCTTCATAGCGGTGCACCAATTGAAGAAATGAATGTGGTCCGCAAACATCTATCCGCTATCTTGGGGGGTAATTTAGCTCGGGCTGCTTTGGCACGTGGTGCCCGGGTTGAGGCCTTCTTAATTTCAGATGTCACGGGTGATGATCCGGCTGATATTGCTAGTGGCCCCTGTGCACCTGATTACTCAAGCTATATAGATGCCTTACAAATATTAGCAAAGTATGGATTAAATGAGAGCAAGATACCTTCATCGGTCATCGATCATTTGCAAAAGGGCAAACGTGGAGAAATCCCGGAGACCCTCAAGCAAACCGATATCGATAAGCACCAGTCGCCAGTACGTAATCATGTGATTGCTACAGCACATCGGAGTTTGGAGGCTGCCGCAGACTTTTGCAAACAATCTGGTTACAAGCCCATTATTTTGGGGGATACCATTACTGGTGAGGCTCGCGATGTGGGCTTGGTGCATGCAGCGATTGCCCGCGAGCTAGTGCAATATGGAGAGTGGTCAAAGCCACCGCTTGCTTTAATTTCTGGGGGTGAATGTACCGTAACGCTACCGTCTGGCACAAAAGGCAGGGGTGGCCGTTGCAGCGAGTTTTTGCTCTCCTTATTTACTGCAAGCTCCGATCTAAAAACCCTGAGCGCCCTTGCAGCCGATACCGATGGTATCGACGGTAGCGAAAAGAATGCTGGAGCATGGTTTACACCCGATATTCGTGAGACTGCCAAAACGATTCAATTACGTGCTAGCCAATTTCAACAAGAGCATGATTGTTACGGTTTCTTTGCTAAGCTAGACGCCTTGGTTCATACTGGCCCAACCTTAACCAATGTGAATGATTTCCGAATCATTTTGATCGATTGA
- a CDS encoding ABC transporter ATP-binding protein/permease, producing the protein MGHRQGSSSPLPGSGGASRSDWRVIKDLLPYLLEHRTRVALAIACLIAAKFANLGVPIILKDLIDAMNLKPGSLQIYLIVPAGLIVAYGALRLSASLFSELRELLFAKVTQDAVRKIALQVFEHLHALTLQFHLGRQTGGVSRDIERGTRGIQTLVSFSLYSILPTIIEFVLVLAYFAYYYDIWFAIITFVALVIYIVFTIKVTEWRTHYRRTMNEMDSRANQRAIDSLLNFETVKYFGNEDFESKRYDENLKHYQSAAILSQKSLAILNLGQQAIIAVGLVLILWRATQGVVDGSMTLGDLVLVNTLMIQLYIPLNFLGVIYREMKQSITDMDRMFALLSADQEIKDRENAPALVIYDFARGPEVRFENVYFSYNAKREILKDVSFTIPAGTITAVVGQSGAGKSTLARLLFRFYDVQSGMILVDGQNIQDVQQASLRKAIGIVPQDTVLFNDTIAYNIAYGSPGASLEAIQEAARAAQMSQFIEHLPEGYETQVGERGLKLSGGEKQRVAIARTLLKKPALLIFDEATSALDSKTERAFQEELFNLARNRTTLIIAHRLSTVVHADQILVMNQGKIIERGTHQHLLQANGRYTSMWQMQESSLSAPDDSGVNSA; encoded by the coding sequence ATGGGGCATCGACAAGGCAGCTCTAGTCCGCTACCTGGAAGTGGCGGCGCATCACGTTCTGATTGGCGGGTGATTAAAGATCTATTGCCCTATCTACTGGAGCACCGAACACGAGTCGCCCTGGCAATTGCATGTTTAATTGCCGCCAAGTTTGCCAATCTTGGCGTCCCAATTATTCTAAAAGATTTAATTGATGCAATGAATCTCAAACCCGGTTCATTGCAAATCTATTTAATTGTCCCAGCAGGTTTGATTGTTGCTTATGGAGCGTTGCGACTATCTGCTTCTTTATTCTCAGAATTACGTGAACTCTTATTTGCTAAGGTTACCCAAGATGCAGTGCGTAAAATTGCTTTACAGGTTTTTGAACATCTCCATGCCTTAACACTTCAGTTTCATTTGGGTCGTCAGACTGGGGGGGTCAGTCGAGATATCGAGCGTGGTACGCGCGGAATCCAAACCTTGGTGTCGTTTTCGCTCTATAGCATTTTGCCAACAATCATTGAGTTTGTCCTGGTACTGGCTTACTTCGCTTATTACTACGATATTTGGTTTGCGATTATCACTTTCGTAGCACTTGTGATCTATATCGTATTCACCATCAAGGTGACCGAGTGGCGAACACACTACCGCCGTACCATGAATGAAATGGACTCTCGCGCCAATCAACGAGCGATTGATTCTTTGTTGAACTTTGAAACCGTGAAGTATTTTGGAAACGAAGACTTTGAATCAAAGCGTTACGATGAAAACCTTAAGCATTATCAATCGGCTGCTATTTTGTCGCAAAAGTCATTAGCAATCCTTAATTTAGGACAGCAGGCCATTATTGCGGTTGGTTTAGTTTTAATCTTATGGAGAGCTACCCAAGGTGTTGTGGATGGCTCAATGACCTTAGGCGATTTGGTGCTTGTGAATACCCTCATGATTCAGCTCTATATCCCACTTAACTTTTTAGGGGTTATTTATCGTGAGATGAAGCAATCGATTACCGATATGGATCGCATGTTTGCATTACTCAGCGCAGATCAAGAAATCAAAGATCGGGAGAATGCACCTGCACTGGTGATCTACGATTTTGCTCGGGGACCTGAAGTGCGTTTTGAGAACGTGTACTTTTCTTATAACGCTAAGCGTGAGATATTAAAGGATGTAAGTTTTACGATTCCGGCGGGAACGATTACAGCAGTAGTCGGTCAAAGTGGTGCTGGCAAGAGCACCTTAGCCCGTTTGCTATTCCGTTTTTATGATGTTCAATCTGGAATGATCCTGGTCGATGGTCAAAATATTCAGGATGTTCAGCAGGCGAGCTTACGCAAAGCAATCGGCATCGTTCCACAAGATACCGTTTTATTTAATGACACTATTGCATACAACATTGCTTATGGCAGCCCAGGCGCTAGCCTAGAAGCAATTCAAGAAGCCGCTCGTGCCGCACAGATGAGCCAATTTATTGAGCATTTGCCAGAAGGGTATGAAACGCAAGTGGGCGAACGGGGATTAAAGCTATCAGGCGGGGAGAAGCAGCGGGTTGCAATTGCTAGAACACTCCTTAAAAAACCTGCTTTACTAATCTTTGATGAAGCGACCTCAGCCCTGGACTCTAAAACAGAGCGGGCATTTCAGGAGGAGCTCTTTAATCTGGCACGTAATCGCACGACCTTAATTATTGCTCACCGACTTTCCACGGTGGTGCATGCGGATCAGATTTTGGTAATGAATCAAGGCAAAATCATTGAGCGTGGTACCCATCAGCACCTGCTACAGGCCAATGGTCGTTACACCTCAATGTGGCAGATGCAGGAGAGCAGTCTAAGTGCCCCCGATGATTCAGGTGTTAATTCAGCTTAA
- the nudB gene encoding dihydroneopterin triphosphate diphosphatase: MKIPISVLVLIHNPNREVLLIERADRPDFWQSVTGSLDTPEETLDSAAVREVAEETGIEVYALARGSLKNLHHYVEYEIYPTWRHRYPPDIERNTEHWFALEVPVGTPVHLAPREHLNYLWLPFEEAAQKCFSQSNRDAILKFFTQPNDFMGRSEDGIQS, from the coding sequence TTGAAAATACCGATTTCAGTTTTAGTACTTATTCATAATCCGAATCGTGAGGTCTTATTAATTGAGCGTGCAGATCGCCCAGATTTTTGGCAATCAGTAACGGGTAGCTTAGATACCCCAGAAGAGACTTTGGACAGCGCAGCGGTTCGTGAGGTTGCTGAAGAGACTGGCATAGAGGTTTATGCACTAGCAAGAGGTTCTCTCAAAAATTTACATCACTATGTAGAGTATGAGATTTATCCAACATGGCGCCACCGTTATCCTCCGGATATAGAGCGCAATACCGAGCATTGGTTCGCATTAGAAGTTCCTGTGGGGACACCAGTTCACTTGGCCCCCAGGGAACATCTCAATTATCTTTGGCTCCCCTTTGAAGAGGCAGCCCAGAAATGTTTTTCACAGAGCAATCGAGACGCAATCCTAAAGTTTTTCACCCAGCCGAATGATTTTATGGGTCGAAGCGAGGACGGCATTCAATCATGA
- the aspS gene encoding aspartate--tRNA ligase, which translates to MSMRSHTCGQVTDSLIGQEITLAGWVNRRRDHGGVIFIDLRDHQGFVQVVCDPDRPDMFKQAEEVRNEFCIQIKGLVRARPAGTENSDLISGKVEILCHELQVLNASVTPPFQLDDDNLSETTRLTHRVLDLRRPQMQKNLRLRYQVAMETRRYLDAAGFIDIETPMLTKSTPEGARDYLVPSRVHDGQFFALPQSPQLFKQLLMVAGFDRYYQITKCFRDEDLRADRQPEFTQIDCETAFLDEIEIRDLFETMMRHIFKTVMNVDLPNPFLMMPYSEAMARFGSDKPDLRVAIEFTELTDLMRDVDFKVFSGPANQEGGRVVALCVPGGAEISRSEIDDYTQFVSIYGAKGLAWIKVNSVAEGRNGLQSPIVKNLHDAAIEGILKRTSAKDGDLIFFGADKTKVVNDAIGNLRLRIGHSDWGKKHGLMVEGWKPLWVVDFPMFDYDEDDARWVACHHPFTSPKDEHLKFLETDPRKCLAKAYDMVLNGSEIGGGSVRIHQETVQSQVFRALKIGPEEAAAKFGFLLDALQYGAPPHGGIAFGLDRIVTMMTGAESIRDVIAFPKTQRAQCLLTQAPSPVDERQLRELHIRLRNTNPDS; encoded by the coding sequence ATGTCGATGCGCAGCCATACCTGTGGGCAGGTAACTGATTCGTTAATTGGACAAGAAATTACCTTGGCGGGTTGGGTTAACCGTCGTCGTGATCATGGCGGTGTAATTTTTATTGATCTGCGCGATCACCAAGGCTTTGTTCAAGTAGTTTGTGATCCAGATCGCCCAGATATGTTTAAGCAGGCGGAAGAAGTGCGCAATGAATTTTGTATTCAGATAAAAGGCTTGGTCAGGGCTCGACCAGCCGGCACTGAGAACTCAGATTTAATTAGTGGAAAAGTAGAAATACTATGTCACGAACTTCAGGTTCTTAACGCCTCTGTCACCCCGCCATTCCAGTTGGATGATGACAATCTCTCAGAGACTACTCGCCTAACTCATCGGGTCTTAGATTTACGTCGCCCACAAATGCAGAAGAATTTGCGTTTACGCTACCAAGTTGCGATGGAAACCCGGCGCTATTTGGATGCAGCAGGATTTATCGATATTGAAACGCCGATGCTAACCAAGAGTACACCTGAGGGCGCCCGTGATTATTTAGTGCCATCCCGTGTGCATGATGGCCAGTTCTTTGCATTGCCACAGTCGCCGCAGCTCTTTAAGCAGCTCTTGATGGTTGCAGGTTTTGATCGCTACTATCAGATCACAAAGTGCTTTCGTGATGAAGACTTACGCGCCGATCGGCAACCAGAGTTTACGCAGATCGATTGTGAGACTGCATTCTTGGATGAGATCGAAATCCGCGACTTATTTGAGACCATGATGCGTCACATTTTTAAGACAGTTATGAACGTTGACTTACCCAATCCCTTCTTGATGATGCCGTATTCTGAGGCGATGGCACGCTTTGGATCAGATAAGCCTGATTTACGTGTAGCAATAGAATTTACAGAACTTACTGACTTGATGCGCGATGTTGACTTCAAGGTATTCTCAGGCCCAGCCAATCAAGAAGGTGGTCGCGTAGTCGCTCTCTGCGTTCCTGGCGGCGCTGAAATAAGTCGTAGCGAAATTGATGACTACACACAATTTGTGTCTATTTATGGTGCCAAGGGTTTAGCGTGGATTAAAGTTAATTCTGTTGCTGAGGGTCGTAATGGTCTTCAATCCCCAATTGTTAAGAATTTGCATGATGCTGCAATTGAAGGAATCTTAAAAAGAACTAGTGCCAAGGATGGCGATCTCATTTTCTTTGGTGCTGATAAAACAAAAGTAGTGAATGATGCAATCGGTAATTTGCGCTTACGGATTGGCCATTCTGATTGGGGCAAGAAGCATGGATTGATGGTCGAGGGTTGGAAGCCTTTGTGGGTAGTTGATTTCCCGATGTTTGATTATGACGAAGATGATGCTCGTTGGGTTGCCTGCCACCATCCCTTTACAAGTCCGAAAGATGAGCACCTGAAGTTTCTGGAAACTGATCCCCGTAAATGTTTAGCAAAAGCTTACGATATGGTCTTAAACGGTAGTGAAATTGGGGGTGGTTCCGTACGTATCCATCAAGAAACTGTTCAAAGCCAAGTATTTAGGGCTCTAAAAATTGGTCCTGAGGAAGCGGCAGCTAAATTTGGATTCTTGCTCGATGCCCTTCAGTACGGCGCACCTCCTCATGGCGGTATTGCGTTTGGTTTAGACCGAATTGTGACCATGATGACCGGAGCTGAATCGATCCGCGACGTGATTGCTTTCCCTAAAACACAACGCGCCCAGTGCCTCTTAACGCAAGCACCAAGCCCTGTTGATGAAAGACAGTTGCGTGAATTGCATATTCGTTTGCGCAATACCAATCCGGACAGTTAA
- a CDS encoding DUF502 domain-containing protein has protein sequence MKKYFIAGILVWIPIAITVWVITWGLGLIDQIYGSVMSALITVLPGQFSGNLKHFREIPGLGILIVLVVISFTGLLAISFAGQWWLKVWDRFVTRIPIVRSIYSSVKQVSSTIFSGNGQAFRKALLIRYPHAESWVIAFQTGNTGEEIGQKLGGEYVNVFLPTTPNPTSGFFMIVPRSAVIELDMSVEEALKHIVSMGSVPPRVSASPIKNQVNHLN, from the coding sequence ATGAAAAAATACTTTATCGCAGGCATTCTAGTTTGGATTCCAATAGCAATCACTGTTTGGGTGATTACTTGGGGGCTAGGCTTGATCGACCAAATTTATGGTTCGGTTATGAGCGCCCTCATTACTGTCCTGCCAGGTCAATTTTCGGGGAATCTAAAGCATTTTCGTGAAATACCTGGCCTTGGCATTCTGATTGTTTTGGTAGTCATCAGTTTTACAGGATTATTGGCGATTAGTTTTGCTGGGCAGTGGTGGTTGAAGGTATGGGACCGTTTTGTTACCCGCATTCCAATTGTGAGATCAATTTATTCAAGTGTGAAGCAGGTCTCTTCCACTATTTTTTCTGGAAACGGTCAAGCCTTTCGTAAGGCTCTGTTGATTCGTTATCCCCATGCTGAATCTTGGGTAATCGCATTTCAGACAGGGAATACGGGAGAGGAAATTGGGCAGAAATTGGGGGGTGAGTATGTCAATGTATTTTTACCAACCACACCAAATCCAACGTCGGGGTTTTTTATGATCGTCCCGCGTTCTGCTGTTATCGAGCTCGATATGAGTGTCGAAGAAGCTCTGAAACATATTGTCTCGATGGGTTCTGTGCCTCCACGGGTATCCGCAAGCCCTATCAAAAATCAAGTAAATCATCTTAATTAG
- the ubiB gene encoding ubiquinone biosynthesis regulatory protein kinase UbiB yields the protein MSRIARLSIIFYTAWRFNLFGLICDNLKPGVRKTLLGLLSSTSPSQLARGERIRLALEALGPIFVKFGQVLSTRRDLLPDDVSNELAKLQDQVPPFSNEQSKAIIEAALGQPIEHTFSLFDATPVASASVAQVHFGVLRETDSHPEWANQEVAIKVLRPGILPVIESDLALMHDLACIVEKISEDGRRLKPREVVAEFDSYLHDELDLMREAANASQLRRNFADSDKLMIPEMIWDLCYTNVIVMERMYGISIGKTKELRAAGVDFKKLAVDGVEIFFTQVFEYGFFHADMHPGNILVSLDPKTFGRYISLDFGIVGNLSEFDKNYLAQNFLAFFNRDYRRVAELHIESGWVPENTRLEELEGAVRTVCEPYFDRPLKDISLGIVLMRLFQTSRRFKVEIQPQLTLLQKTLLNVEGLGRQLDPDLDLWKTAKPILERWVSQQLGWRGLVDGLKTEAPNWAKILPTLPRLLAESLERSSRKDSRPELDLLKQLLFEERRKRRQLWGSLLFLGGFLLGALFVLARIHSI from the coding sequence GTGAGCCGTATAGCCCGCCTCAGTATTATTTTCTACACTGCTTGGCGCTTTAACTTATTTGGTTTAATTTGTGACAACCTAAAGCCTGGAGTACGCAAGACATTGCTCGGGCTTTTATCAAGCACATCCCCAAGTCAATTAGCCCGGGGTGAGCGCATTCGTTTAGCCCTAGAGGCCTTGGGCCCTATTTTTGTAAAGTTTGGTCAGGTTCTCTCTACGCGTCGAGACCTATTGCCAGATGATGTTTCTAATGAATTAGCCAAATTACAAGATCAAGTCCCACCATTTTCTAACGAGCAATCAAAAGCAATTATTGAAGCTGCTCTTGGCCAGCCTATTGAGCATACATTTTCTTTATTTGATGCGACCCCGGTAGCAAGCGCATCGGTTGCGCAGGTTCACTTTGGGGTATTGCGAGAAACAGATTCTCATCCTGAATGGGCTAATCAGGAAGTGGCCATCAAAGTATTACGCCCTGGCATTTTGCCGGTGATTGAAAGTGACCTAGCACTGATGCACGACTTAGCATGCATTGTTGAAAAGATTTCAGAGGATGGTAGACGGCTGAAGCCACGTGAAGTGGTCGCAGAATTTGATTCCTACTTGCACGATGAGTTAGATCTGATGCGTGAGGCGGCAAATGCTAGTCAACTACGCCGTAACTTTGCAGATTCTGACAAGCTCATGATCCCAGAAATGATTTGGGATTTATGCTATACCAATGTGATTGTGATGGAACGCATGTACGGGATTTCGATTGGCAAGACCAAAGAATTACGAGCAGCAGGCGTTGATTTCAAGAAGTTAGCAGTCGATGGTGTGGAAATATTCTTTACTCAAGTATTTGAGTATGGGTTCTTCCATGCCGATATGCATCCAGGCAATATTCTGGTGAGCTTAGATCCCAAAACCTTTGGTCGCTACATCTCGCTCGATTTTGGAATTGTTGGCAATCTCAGTGAGTTTGATAAAAATTATCTAGCGCAAAATTTCTTAGCATTCTTTAATCGTGACTATCGACGAGTTGCTGAGCTCCACATTGAATCAGGCTGGGTTCCAGAAAATACGCGCTTAGAAGAGTTGGAGGGCGCGGTTCGAACCGTATGCGAACCATATTTCGATCGTCCGCTTAAAGATATTTCTTTAGGTATTGTCTTGATGCGTTTATTTCAGACCTCAAGACGCTTTAAGGTGGAAATTCAACCACAACTTACGCTCTTACAAAAAACGCTATTAAATGTTGAGGGCCTTGGTCGTCAGCTTGACCCAGATTTGGACCTATGGAAGACAGCAAAGCCAATTTTGGAGCGCTGGGTTAGTCAACAACTTGGCTGGCGGGGTTTGGTGGATGGATTAAAGACAGAGGCACCCAATTGGGCAAAAATTTTGCCCACGCTCCCGCGTTTGCTAGCGGAAAGTTTAGAGCGATCTAGTCGTAAGGACTCTCGGCCGGAGCTCGACCTTCTCAAGCAACTTCTTTTTGAAGAGCGCCGTAAACGGCGTCAACTATGGGGCTCGCTGCTATTTCTGGGGGGGTTCTTGCTCGGGGCTTTATTTGTTTTGGCTCGCATCCATTCAATTTAA
- a CDS encoding Tim44-like domain-containing protein, whose protein sequence is MKNIFLKAGVFTIALTFMSLMHVSTVDAKRLGNGTNAGRSSNAPMQKQAQPTAQQKPVQAQQPAAAPQAAAPAAAAKRSGIGGMLGGLAAGLGIAYLLSHLGLGEAASSFLMGLLLAVAVGIALLFILRRFMPASAKSTPEPVAVPAGMQRTAYQEPSFNPQASNQFGAQSPVIEERPAYQLPEGFDQIAFLANAKHYFTRLQKAWDSGDLEALREFTTPEMFASLQRDLQGRAEGANQTDVVTLNAELLGVETDANTYLCSVQFSGMIREQADAPAEPFTEIWNLSKPVNGPGGWVLAGIQQLV, encoded by the coding sequence ATGAAAAACATCTTTTTGAAAGCCGGTGTATTTACGATTGCCCTGACATTTATGTCACTGATGCATGTAAGTACCGTAGACGCTAAACGTTTGGGTAATGGTACTAATGCGGGCCGTAGTTCGAATGCGCCCATGCAAAAGCAAGCACAACCTACTGCCCAGCAAAAACCAGTACAAGCACAACAACCTGCTGCTGCACCGCAAGCTGCAGCCCCTGCGGCAGCAGCCAAACGCTCTGGTATCGGTGGCATGCTTGGCGGCTTAGCCGCTGGTCTTGGAATTGCATACTTATTGTCCCACTTAGGTTTGGGTGAGGCAGCTTCTTCCTTCTTAATGGGCCTCTTATTAGCTGTGGCAGTTGGTATTGCACTGCTCTTTATCCTCAGACGTTTTATGCCAGCTAGTGCAAAGAGCACTCCTGAGCCGGTTGCTGTTCCTGCCGGCATGCAACGTACAGCCTACCAGGAACCCAGCTTTAATCCGCAAGCAAGCAATCAGTTTGGTGCACAAAGCCCTGTAATTGAAGAGCGTCCTGCATATCAGCTACCCGAAGGCTTTGATCAAATTGCATTCTTGGCCAATGCAAAACATTACTTTACGCGCCTCCAAAAAGCATGGGACTCTGGAGATTTAGAGGCCTTGCGCGAGTTCACAACTCCTGAGATGTTTGCCAGCTTACAACGCGATCTTCAGGGTCGTGCCGAAGGTGCTAATCAAACCGATGTAGTGACCCTCAACGCAGAATTGCTCGGGGTCGAAACAGATGCCAACACCTATTTGTGTAGCGTCCAGTTCTCTGGAATGATTCGGGAGCAGGCTGATGCCCCGGCTGAGCCATTTACCGAAATTTGGAACTTGTCTAAGCCTGTTAACGGGCCTGGAGGTTGGGTTTTGGCTGGGATCCAGCAATTGGTTTAA
- the ubiE gene encoding bifunctional demethylmenaquinone methyltransferase/2-methoxy-6-polyprenyl-1,4-benzoquinol methylase UbiE, which yields MSQTHFGYQSVDEKEKAEKVAEVFHSVAMKYDVMNDLMSLGMHRLWKKFTIAQANVRPGQKVLDIAGGTGDLAAAFAKATQWGEHPDAEVWLSDINASMLGVGRDRLLDRGLALPAIQFDAEKIPFPNNYFDVVSVAFGLRNMTHKEAALGEMARVIKAGGKVLVLEFSKPDAMIAPIYDIYSFKVLPWLGDKVAKDAASYQYLAESIRMHPDADALKTMMLGVGFDQVDTHRMTGGIVALHIGVKY from the coding sequence ATGTCCCAAACTCACTTTGGCTATCAAAGCGTAGACGAAAAAGAAAAAGCCGAGAAGGTTGCTGAGGTTTTCCATTCTGTCGCCATGAAATACGACGTCATGAACGATTTGATGTCGCTCGGCATGCATCGCTTATGGAAAAAATTTACTATTGCGCAAGCTAATGTTCGCCCCGGGCAAAAGGTGTTGGATATTGCCGGTGGTACTGGCGATCTTGCCGCCGCCTTTGCCAAGGCCACGCAGTGGGGCGAGCACCCAGATGCCGAGGTTTGGCTAAGTGATATCAATGCCTCGATGTTGGGGGTGGGACGTGATCGTTTATTGGACCGGGGCTTGGCCCTTCCAGCTATTCAATTTGATGCCGAAAAAATACCATTCCCAAATAATTATTTTGATGTGGTGAGCGTTGCTTTTGGTCTCCGGAATATGACCCACAAAGAGGCTGCATTGGGCGAGATGGCTCGGGTGATTAAAGCAGGCGGTAAGGTTCTTGTGTTGGAGTTCTCAAAACCAGATGCCATGATCGCCCCCATTTACGATATTTACTCATTTAAGGTGCTGCCATGGCTTGGCGATAAGGTGGCTAAAGACGCTGCAAGCTATCAGTACCTTGCAGAATCAATCCGGATGCACCCAGATGCAGACGCACTCAAAACAATGATGTTGGGGGTCGGTTTTGATCAGGTAGATACCCATAGGATGACTGGGGGTATCGTCGCTTTACACATTGGGGTTAAATATTGA